Proteins co-encoded in one Nicotiana sylvestris chromosome 7, ASM39365v2, whole genome shotgun sequence genomic window:
- the LOC104247689 gene encoding uncharacterized protein yields the protein MADDADPDYERFLHLIAVGGDEGDDVELAEDVGFLEDDAEYEEEEETEEEEEEEEQREEEDEEEEEEDEEVGNEESSTGRTTLRTVLYGNRGGVTNSSQQRAINADNFHNSAMESEDATRSTKGGEKASQDVDKEEGDGGEAEGEWNRSEIDGLFCPICMEAWTNDGDHQICCLPCGHIYGLSCIKKWLQQKGSLGKCPQCNKKCTLKGVRVLYASRLHAVDEELHKKIRSLESKRFSLEKECSDWCKKEVEWRRREAELHKQVEHLKERITCVEGSLSEMQSRSSGHIFGSNIDSKLGRREYANAFVLQKEFQIDGARLFDVDSNGENLMIARRLAGMGGQHMLTKISLLPPHEREDILLPASMKTIKDLHVSPHERVILLASLGKKLSVLSAENNHTVLTYDLPTVPWSCSWDPNNSHYMYAGLQNGMVLQFDGRQTTRPVECMTGLTGNPIHTVCSLSADPTLSAGVRSVLSASSVGLCHWNFGSGEERPCLVPESENQGICISLACGDRNDDIVASFRPKLETIGDMAASQVPLTPPVTEQAVEGSHVLYRRVGSRYQKLGASCAKVSGIRLPKSAIIDRGNQNPLFASGDEATMELVLQELPSLNVAQRVKSLNGPIRDVRYTRLLNTGLLGCLSDDNLQICSTKLQ from the exons ATGGCTGATGACGCCGACCCGGATTACGAGAGATTCCTCCACCTAATTGCCGTCGGCGGCGACGAGGGTGACGATGTTGAACTGGCAGAGGACGTCGGTTTTTTAGAAGATGACGCAGAgtatgaggaagaagaagagaccgaagaagaagaggaagaagaagaacaacgagaagaagaagacgaagaagaagaagaggaggacgAAGAGGTTGGCAACGAAGAGTCGAGTACTGGAAGGACGACATTGCGTACGGTTTTGTACGGGAATCGTGGTGGTGTAACAAATTCATCTCAACAGCGGGCGATTAATGCCGACAATTTCCATAATTCCGCTATGGAAAGTGAAGATGCTACTAGGAGCACCAAAGGCGGGGAAAAGGCGTCGCAAGATGTTGATAAGGAAGAAGGCGATGGAGGCGAAGCAGAAGGGGAGTGGAATCGGAGTGAGATTGACGGTTTGTTTTGCCCTATTTGCATGGAAGCTTGGACCAACGACGGCGACCACCAAATCTG CTGCCTTCCTTGTGGGCATATATATGGTTTGTCATGTATCAAGAAGTGGTTGCAACAAAAAGGAAGTTTAGGAAAG TGCCCTCAATGTAATAAGAAATGCACATTGAAGGGTGTCCGAGTGCTTTATGCTTCTCGTCTTCATGCTGTTGATGAAGAGCTTCATAAG AAAATCCGGTCCCTTGAATCTAAACGTTTTTCTCTTGAAAAAGag TGCAGTGATTGGTGTAAGAAAGAAGTTGAGTGGAGGAGGAGAGAAGCTGAGTTGCATAAGCAAGTGGAGCACCTCAAAGAG AGAATAACTTGTGTAGAGGGCTCGCTAAGTGAGATGCAGAGCAGGTCATCTGGACACATTTTTG GAAGCAATATTGACTCCAAATTGGGAAGACGTGAATATGCGAATGCTTTTGTTTTACAG AAAGAATTTCAGATTGATGGTGCTCGCCTATTTGATGTGGATAGCAACGGTGAGAATTTGATGATTGCTAGAAGGCTCGCTGGAATGGGAGGACAGCATATGCTTACGAAA ATCAGCCTATTACCTCCGCATGAAAGAGAAGACATTCTGCTTCCTGCGAGCATGAAAACTATCAAGGACTTGCATGTTTCTCCTCATGAAAGGGTCATACTCTTGGCTTCCTTAGGGAAGAAGTTGTCAGTTCTTAG TGCTGAAAACAACCATACTGTTCTGACATACGACTTACCG ACTGTTCCTTGGTCATGTTCGTGGGATCCCAACAATTCGCATTACATGTATGCCGGATTACAG AATGGTATGGTTTTGCAGTTTGATGGACGTCAAACTACGAGGCCAGTGGAATGTATGACTGGGTTGACAGGCAATCCTATTCATACTGTGTGCTCTCTTTCAGCTGATCCTACACTTAGTGCCGGCGTCAGAAGTGTTCTTTCTGCATCTTCAGTAGGCTTGTGCCACTGGAACTTCGGTAGCGGTGAAGAAAG GCCGTGCTTGGTTCCTGAATCAGAGAATCAAGGAATCTGTATATCTCTCGCTTGTGGAGATAGAAATGATGACATAGTTGCCTCTTTCCGTCCTAAACTGGAGACCATTGGTGACATGGCTGCTTCTCAAGTACCGCTTACTCCTCCAGTAACGGAGCAAGCGGTGGAGGGTTCTCATGTTCTTTACAGGAGAGTGGGTAGCAGATACCAGAAGTTAGGAGCTTCTTGTGCCAAAGTGAGTGGCATTCGACTTCCAAAATCTGCTATAATAGATAGAGGGAATCAGAACCCCTTGTTTGCTTCTGGTGATGAAGCAACAATGGAACTGGTGTTACAAGAATTGCCATCTTTAAATGTGGCTCAGCGTGTTAAATCTCTCAATGGTCCTATTCGTGATGTGAGGTATACACGCCTCCTAAATACAGGATTGCTTGGTTGTTTGAGTGACGATAACTTGCAGATTTGCTCAACCAAGCTTCAATGA